CATCGTGAGGCCATAGAGGGTAATGCGTTTTTGAAATTGGGTCAAGCGATTAAATTATTAAACAAAATACATAGGTTTGGCTGAATCAGTGCAGAGGGGAAGGATTTTCAAGTTATTGGCTGAAGTATTGATAATAACAAGATTCATTATGCAAAAGAAAGTTTAGAAAAGACTTGATACTTTCATTCAATATAGTCTGTAATATTTTATACGCCGGCGAAATTTTAATAAGACTTTCTTAAAATCTAAATAGATACTTCATTCAAGCTGATTAGTTCTATTTTTATCCCCTGATTTATGAATAGAATATCTGGTATCGTACTGGCAATCATCATTGCTCTTCCCTCCATGGCGCAGAAGAAGAACGCCTCCTACCGTTATCCAATGAATCAAATTAATGTGCCTGTCAAGGTAGACGGCTCACCAGATGATGATATATGGCGATCTATTCAAATAGCGACTGATTTTTTTATGGTCTTGCCTATGGATACCAGCAAAGCCAAAGGCCGTACTGATGTCAGGATGTGCTATGACCAAAAAAACATATACCTGTTGGTGGAGGCATATCATATGATCGACAAGAACTACAAAGTAGAGTCTTTAAAAAGAGACTTTGCTTTTGGTAAAAACGATAATTTCCTGCTTTTCATGGATCCTTATGATGATAGAACCAATGGGTTTTCTTTTGGAGCCAACGCAGCAGGGGCTTTATGGGATGGCACAATGTATGATGGCGGCAAAGTAGATCTGAGTTGGGAGAATAAGTGGCGGGGAGTCACCAAAAACTATGATGACAAATGGGTGTTTGAAGCCTCTATACCATTTAAGAGCATTCGGTACAAAAAAGGCATCACAGAATGGGGAATTAATTTTTCCCGCCTGGATATCCGGACTACAGAAAAATCTTCATGGACTCCGATCCCTAGGATATTTCCTACAGCCTCTCTAGCATATACAGGCACCTTAGTCTGGGACGAAGCTCCACCACAAGTAGGGACCAATATATCCATCATCCCTTATGCCCTGACAGGAGTTTCTAAAAATTTTGCAGCCGGCACCAAAGCAACCACTAGAAAAGAAATCGGTGGCGATGCCAAGGTCGCTTTGGGCAGTGCGCTCAACCTTGATCTGACTGTCAATCCTGATTTTTCACAGGTAGAAGTTGATCAGCAAGTATCTAACCTGGATCGGTTTGAATTGTTTTTTCCGGAACGTAGACAGTTTTTTTTGGAAAATGGAGACTTGTTTGCAGGTATAGGTAACAGCACTTTGCGACCTTTTTTTTCCAGGCGTATTGGTCTGGGTATCCCGATAGATTTTGGTGCCAGGTTGAGTGGTAAGCTAGACAAGAACTGGCGCATTGGCTTATTGGATATGCAGACTCGTAAAGATGCGGTGCAGCCGGGGTACAATTTTGGAATGCTGGCCTTACAACGTAAAGTATTTAGTCGTTCCAATATCGCCATCTTTGGGATCAATAAGCAAGCTGTAGCCTATGACCAATTGTCTTCCGAATTAAAGAAAAGTAATAATGAGTATAACAGAAACCTGGGCTTTGAGTACAACCTGGCCTCAGCCAATAATCGGTGGACCGGAAAATTTATGTACGCACGGTCTTTTGATGCCAAAAAATCCAGCAATGCCTGGTCTCATGTAGGTAATCTGGCTTATGCCACTCGGAATTATTCGATCAATTGGCAACAAGAATATGTAAGCAAAAACTATACGGCCGAAGTGGGATATGTCCCCCGCAAAGAATACTATAAAATCAGCCCTACGGTAAGTTATTTGTTTTATCCTGGTGCAGGAAAAATATTGACTCATGGACCGAGTTTGGGTGTATTCTCCTATTTTACTCCAAAGCTGAAGACCACAGACCGGACTGTATTTTTTATGTACAAATTTAATTTTAGAAATTCAGCTACAGCCGATGTCTGGGTGGGAGATGACTGGGTGCAGCTATTACAACCATTTGATCCTACCAATACCAATAAAGATACTTTGGCTCGTGGAAGTATACATAAATGGCGGTCTACCGGTGGTGATTATGGATCCCCGCCTCAACGGCTGTTTACTTATGCTTTTTCTTACAGGGTAGGGGGATATTACCGGGATGGGCATCGTACAAATGTCACTACAGAGATCGGCTACCGGTTTCAGCCATATGTCAAACTAGGTCTTTCGTCCAGTTACAACAGGATCAATATAGAAGCTCCCTGGAACAAAACGGTGTTTTGGCTGGTAGGGCCCAGGGTCGATATTACTTTTACCAACAGTCTTTATTTTACCTCTTTCGTACAATATAACGAACAGGTCAATAACCTTAATATCAATACCAGGCTCCAGTGGCGCTTCAAACCTGCCTCAGATATATATTTGGTATACACGGATAATTATATTCCTTCACCATGGAATGTGAAGAATAGGGCCTTCGTGTTTAAGATGAATTATTGGTGGAATCTGTAGGGGGTTAAGTGGAGAGGTCGCGCGAAGGCGCAAAGGCGCAAAGAAGGGGAGATAATTTTGCACAGTGGGTAAGAAAGTCCCTCAACCTGGGTAACTAGCTGCACTAAAAGAATAAGGCATAGTATGATCTTGGAAGGTATCAGTCATAAATGACCAGCTTTATCAAAAAATAAAATATCTTTAAATATGAAACGAAGAAATTTTCTCAAATCCACCGCACTGGCAACCCCACTGGTGGGATTAACTTCAATTAAAGGGCTGGCTGATCGATCCCACGATGCGGCAGCGTTTAAAATGAAATATGCCCCGCACTTTGGGATGTTTAAAAACTCAGCTGGTGGAGATCTGGTAGACCAACTAAAGTTTATGGCGGACAATGGGTTTATGGCTCTGGAGGATAATGGTATGTTGGGAAGACCGGTGGAAGAGCAAAATAAAATAGGTAATACGCTGGCCAAATTAAGTATGACAATGGGGGTCTTTGTCGTCGAAGGAGGTGATAACTGGAAGGTATCCCTGACGACCGGCAAAAAAGAATTTCTAGATACGTTTGTCAAGACTTGTGAAAAATCAGTAGAACTCGCTAAGCGGGTCAATGCTACATGGATGACTGTTGTGCCCGGGTATTTTGAACGTACCCTACCAGTCGAGATTCAGACCGCGAATGTCATCGAAGCGATGAAGCGAGGTGCATCGATCTTGGAACCTCATGGCCTGGTGATGGTGATGGAGCCTCTTTCAGACAATCCGGATCTATTCCTACGTACCGCTGCTCAATCGTTTATGATCTGCAAATCAGTGGCCAGCCCGGCTTGTAAAACCCTATACGATATCTATCATATGCAGCGCAATACCGGTCATCTGATCCCCACTATAGAGAAATGCTGGGATGAGATCGCATACTTTCAGATCGGAGACAATCCCGGTCGTAAAGAACCTACGACTGGGGAGATCAACTATAAAAACATCTTTAAGTTTATCCATGAAAAAGGGTATACCGGTATCATGGGTATGGAGCATGGCAATTCGATCGCCGGTAAAGAAGGGGAGCAGGCGCTGATCAAAGCGTATCGGGAGAGTGATGGGTTTTGAGCTGACGCAAAAACTGCTTGGCTTCAAACTCCGTAGGTTCTAGCTGTGCGCCAGCTGACTCAAATCTGCTAGGGGCTCGCCAAACCAACGAAGCTAGACCTAAATAACGCATAAAAGGTTGATATTTTTATTCAATAAGTCCTTTGCCTTTCATGATGCGATCTATACATTTTTCTATTCTCGACTCCCTGGTTTTAGCCTGTACTGGTTGGGAAAAATGAATTAGATATGCTCTTTGTCTTCCAGGAGTTAATTTACCAAACGCAGTTTTTAAAGCAGGCTTTTCTGTTAATATATTTTGAAACTCAATTGGAAATTTTAAAGTTGTTTTTTTCTGGACGGGTTTTGCAGGGCCGGATTTTTCTATATCGATGGCTTGCAGGGCAAAGGCTTTCAGGGCTGGCGCCAATTTAATGACTTCTTTGACATTGACGAACCGAAGCTGACGACCCACGATAGTGTTTTCCCCGGTTTTGACCAGCAGACCTTGGGGATCTTTTAAGAGGTATCCTTTAAAAAATAATACCGCGCAGTAAGCTTTAAATCCTTGTATGACTACGATGTTTTTATCTTCCCAACAATAGCAGGGTTTGCTCCATTTGAGGTGTTCAGTCACGGGGCAGTCCAGCAGGATCAATCGTAATAGTTCCATTTCCTTTTGCCAGTGCTTGGCATGTTGGAGATATTGGTCTACCTGGGGATTCATATGGATAATTTGGTAATGTTTTTTTCTAATAATACTACCTTGAATGGATAGCAAATGCTTTGCTCATCAATTCGATTTCAGATCTTGCCATACCCATTTTTTTGCTAAAACACTCCGGGCTAAAACTGCCTTTTTTACTTCATTTTCAATCTTGATCATTTTCTCTGTTTTCAAGTGGAAGTATTTAATGTCCGGGTTTAAGTAGATCGGCCTTTCGGAGGACAGAAAATCTTTGCTATACTCAAATGAAAATGCTTTTTGGTCATTAGCCTGTTGAGCCGATAACACGCCTAAAAGTATTGGATTATCTTTAAACCAATCAGCAAATACGTAAATCGAAGTAGTTTGGCTCATGGTACTATTTTTTATTTAATAGTTCCAGATCCTGTAGTTTCCTTCCAAATGCATCATCTGAGGCTATTTTCAAAAAATCTTCATGCAAACCTAAAACCCTTAAAGTATTGAAATATGCTCCGAGCGAGACTTTTCCATTTCCTTTTTCAATATGGTACAGGGTAGTTCTGTCAATATTGGCACGTTCTGCCACTTGAATGGTGGTAAGTTTTCTTCGCTTACGGGCAAGCTTAATATGCTCTCCCATTTGTTCCAATATTTGCTGGTTTTTGGGGAAAAGTATTTGCTTTTTGGAATTCATGTCTATTATTATCTACAAATGTGAGAAATATGTTGAGAATAAACAACATTTATTCCCAGATATGAGTCCCGGAGCATTAGGACACCCCATTAAACTCCGTGAATTAAAATTTCTTTGCTACTTGAATATATTAAGTATCCATCATCCCAAAAATAAGTCTATATTTGCACTTCGAACGACTGTTCTAACCATCCGTCCTAAATGACCGTATCAGAGCAAAATAAAGAGCAAAGTATCCTGGAGTCCGCCCGGTCCCTCTTCCTGTCCAAAGGGCTTGCGGGTACCTCGATGCATGATATCGCAGCTCAAGCGGGTACAACTAAGTCGATGGTCAATTATTATTTCAGGAGTAAGGAGCGGCTATTTGCGCGGATATTCAGGGAGGAGTTTGCGCATTTATTTGCTTCGATCGGGGCTATTATCCAACAAGATCTGCCATTAAAGGAAAAGATCAGGCAGATTGTGAAGGTTGACCTTGAAAAACTGATGTCCATGACGGAGCTGCCTATGTTTATCATGAGCGAGCTCTATCGCAATCCCGAGATCATTCTCAAAGACCTGGATCATGTACCCATCAAAAAGATTACCAGTCGGTTGGAGGAAGATATCAATGCGGAGGTGAAGGCTGGACTGATTCGATATATGGATGCTAAAGAATTGATGATCAATATTCAATCCCTTACCATTTACCCTATCCTTGCCAAACCCTTGCTCATTCACAGGATGGGTCATACTGAAAAATCATTTAATCAACTTATGGAAAAAAGAAAGAACGATATCGTTGAGTTCATCTGGAATTCTATCAAAGTATAATCTCTGACCTTATGCATAATGTTAAACATCGGATATTGATCGCCCTGCTGGTTTGCGCCAGCTACCTCCCGGGCCAAAACACGCTATCGCTCTCTGGCCTGTATGATGCAGCCGCAGCAGCTCATCCCTACCAGCGGCTCAAAACTGCTGCACAAAACAATGCTGACTTGCGGCAGCAGATCAACAAAAGCATCGGGCTGCCACAGGCAAACCTGACGGGTCAGGCATCCTGGCAGTCAGATGTCACCAAGATTGATGTGCCTCTGCCGGGATTTGAGATACCCGGTCAGCCCAAGGATCAGTACCGCGCCGTGTTGGAGCTGAGCCAGTCCTTGCTGGATGGAGGGGCTTTGAAATCAGGCGCACAACAGATCACCCAGGCTAACCAGGTCGAGCAAGCCAATGCAGATGTTCTGCTATACAATATAAAGGAGTCGATCTGCCGGTCGTATTTCGGTGCGCAGATCGCAGAGTTGACAATGGAGCAGATGCAGATACTGATTAAAGACCTGGAAGACAAAGTAGAGCGGTTGCAGTCCCAGATCGCAGGTGGCATTGCCAGTGGCTATCAGCAGGAAGTACTGCAAGTCAAGATTGCTGAAGCCAGGCAGGGTATTCGGGAGGCTCAAAAAAACAAACAAAGTGCAATCAATACACTACAGATCCTAAGCGGTACTAGCATCGGACCAGATGCCCGGTTCAATGACAACATCCGGGGCATGACAAATGGTGCTGCTCAAAGGCCCGAACTCAGATTGTTTGAAGCCCAAAAAAACCTGCAGATTGCTCAATACGACCAGAGTTTGACACGGTACCGTCCCAGAGTGAATGCTTTCGCCCAGCTGGGATATGGTAGGCCCAGCCTCAATGTGCTCTCCGATAAATTTAAAGGATATTCAATCTTTGGGCTGCGTGCGCAATGGAATCTCAGTGATCTCTATCTGCATCACCGAGACAAAGAAAAAAGCCTGCTCACCAATAACCTTAGCAATATTCAAGCTATGTCCGATGCATTTGACCTGCAGCAGAAAACCAAAATCGCAGCGCAAAATGCAGAAATCGAAAGTTATATTGACCTGGTCCGAGAAGACGAAAAAGTGATAACCCTGTATGAAAAAATACTCATTAGCAGCAATGCACAATTTGAAAACGGCATCTCTACCATCAATGATTATTCTAACGATGCAAATAACCTTGCTCAAGCAAAAATCAGGCGGGATGTACATCAATCCATGCTCATGCAATCCAAAGAATTATTAAGCCTCCTCCAGGGAAAATAATCCATTTTACCATCAAAATAATCCGAAATATAAAATAGAAGAAAATGAAAATTATAAATCTACATTCAATGGCATGCTACGCAGGGGTATCGATTTTACTCATTACTGCTTGCAGCAAAAAAGGTGACTCTTACAAGGCCAGTGGTATTTTCGAAGCCAAAGAAATCATCGTTTCTTCTTTGGCTGGAGGTAGGGTAAATCAATTGAATATCGAGGAAGGATACACTCTGACTGCGGGACAGTTAGTAGGAAAGATCGATTGTAGCCAACAAGAGCTATCTGTAAAACAAGCGACTGAATCGCTCAATATACTTCAATATAAAACTGCCGATGCAGGTCCCAATATCAAAGTCTTGCAGCAGCAGGTCATTGTCCAGCAAAACCAGGTAAATGTGTTACAGGAGCAGATGGCTACAACGCTGCGGGAAGAAGCCAGGCTGAAGAAATTGGTTGAAGCCAGGGCTATCCCTTCTAAACAATTGGATGATATCCAAAGTAATAAAGCAATACTTCAAAAGCAAATTGAAAGCGCTACAGCTCAAATAGGGGTATACAAACAACAGATGGAGGCGGCTCTAAAGAATACAGCTACTCAAAATAGGGCTATTCTTGCTGAAAAATCACCCATGACTGCCCGCGAAGCTCAACTCAAAGATCTCGAAGAAAAATGCAATATCATCAATCCGATTAATGGCACGGTCCTTACCCAATATACTTATGCTTATGAAATGGCCAATCCCGGTAAAGCACTGTATAAAATAGCTAACCTCGATACACTTTATCTCAAAGCATATATCACCGGCACTCAACTTGGAGAGATCAAGTTGGGACAAACTGTTGAAGTCATCACCAATCAAGGCGAGGATACCAAAAGCACCTACCCTGGTATGATCATTTGGATCTCGGACAAAGCAGAGTTTACCCCTAAATCTATCATGACGGTAGACGAGCGGGCCAATCTGGTATATCCTGTCAAAATAAAGACGGCCAATGATGGGAAAATCAAAATAGGCATGTTTGCTGAAATCAATTGGTAATGGCTATCGTAGAAGTAAAAAATATCTAAAAATCGTATGACAAAGGCAAGATCAAAGCCCTGCAGGATATATCCTTGTCTGTAGATAAAGGAGAGTTATACGGATTGATCGGTCCAGACGGAGCAGGCAAGACTACCTTGATTCGAATCATTGCCAGCCTGTTGATTGCTGATAGTGGAAGTGCAACCTTGGCCGGATTTGATGTAGTCACAGATTACCTCCAAATACGCTCTATTATCGGGTATATGCCGGGTAAATTTTCGTTGTACCAGGATCTTTCAGTAGAAGAAAATCTTCAGTTTTTTGCCACAGTGTTTAATACGACTATCAAAGAAAATTTCGAATTGATCAAAGATTTGTATGTCCAGTTGGAACCATTCAAATCAAGACGCGCCGGCAAACTTTCCGGAGGTATGAAACAAAAATTAGCGCTCTGCTGTGCACTTATACACGAACCCAAAGTATTACTTCTGGACGAGCCCACCACCGGGGTAGACCCTGTATCAAGAAAGGAGTTTTGGGAAATGCTGATCAAATTAAAAGCCAAAGGAATCACCATCATAGTGTCTACCCCTTATATGGATGAAGCAGCTATGTGTGACAGAATATCTCTGATACAAAATGGTAAAATATTGGAGACTGGTACTCCTGCTGCGGTGACTAAGTATGCTGCGCATAAGATCTATGCCGTCAAAGCTGAGTCTATGTATGAATTGATGAAATCTATCAGACTTTATCCATCCTTGCATTCATGTTATGCATTTGGAGATTCGCATCATGTCCAGTTGGAAGATGATGATATCGCAGGGCTTACTGGTTTTCTGGAACAACAAGGAATAAACGATACGCAGATCAAAGAAATAGCTCCGGGCATAGAAGACATATTTATGGAAAAAATGAATCTAGCTGTATGAATGCCATCGAAGTAAAAGATCTGACTAAAACATTTGGTGCATTTACGGCAGTAGACCATATCACCTTTGATGTGAAAAAAGGTGAAATTTTTGGTTTCCTTGGAGCAAACGGAGCAGGAAAGACTACTGCCATGCGCATGCTCTGTGGGTTATTATTGCCCAGCTCAGGTTCAGGTACTGTGGCCGGATATGACATTGCAACCCAAAGTGAAGACATCAAAAAAAACATAGGCTATATGAGTCAAAAGTTTTCTTTGTACAATGATCTGACAGTAAGAGAAAACATACGATTTTATGGTGGTCTTTACGATATTCCATCAAAAGAATTAAAACTCAAAAGTGAGGCTTTGCTGGAAAGGCTAGGATTGACTGCCTACGCCAATAAACTGCTCAGCTCTTTACCCCTGGGCTGGAAGCAAAAATTGGCTTTTTCAGTAGCGATTCAACACAAACCCTCTATCGTTTTTTTGGACGAGCCTACCGGAGGTGTAGATCCTATCACCCGAAGACAGTTTTGGGATATGATCTACGAAGCGTCTAATGATGGCCTTACAGTATTCGCCACTACACATTATATGGACGAAGCTGAGTATTGTCATAGGGTATCCATCATGGTGGATGGCCAAATAGCGGCACTGGATACTCCGACTGCACTAAAGGAAAAATATGAAAGTAAAAATATGGATGAGGTATTTAGAAAATTGGCGAGGAAAGCTGTGAGAGGGGAATAGGGAATAGGCAATAGTGCGTCCCGAAGATTCGGGAGACCCCCTTCAGGGTTGGGGTTGTGCGGTCGAATGAATGAAAAAATCAAGAATCAATAAGCAATAGGCAATAGGCAATTAGCAATAGGCATCATGAAACTTCGGGAGAAGGAATGAAGAATTGTTGAATTGCCTGAAGACTCAAAGCGGGCACCTGATACCTGAAAACTGAACGAAATGAATAAATTTAATAAATAGGAGAAATGCAGTTATCGAACGGAATTGCTCATGCTATACCCCTTACAAAACTGAAATAAACAAATGAAATCATCACTTTATGCCATGATCGTCAAAGAATTTAAGCACGTGCTGCGGGACGGGCGAAGCTTGTTTTTTTTGTTGGCTCAGCCGGTGATGATGATGACACTATTTGGATTTGCCCTGAGCAATGAGGTCAAGGAATCCCGGGTAGTCATCATCAATCAGGCACATGATGAGATGAGTGCTGCGTTGATCGATCGATTTGATGAAAGTAGATATTTTCATGTGGTGGGCACGATTGATGACAGCAAAGAAGTCAGCACCTGGTTTGAACAAGGTAAAGCTTTGCTTGCCATAGTATTTCCTGCCCATTTTGCGGAGGATCTGAAACATACCAACAAAGGATCGGTGCAGATCCTGGCTGATGCTTCTGATCCAAATACGGCGGCTATAGCTGCTAATTATGCGGGGGCGATATTGAGGAATTTTCAATCGGAAGGTCTGGGCCTGACCAAGCTGCCCTATGAGATCAAAGTGGAGCCGCATATGCTGTACAATCCTCAACTGATCAGTGCATTTAATTTTGTACCCGGTGTGATGACCCTGATCCTTATGATCCTTGGCGCTATGATGACATCAGTGGCCATCGTACGAGAAAAGGAAACAGGCACCATGGAAGTTTTGCTTGCATCGCCGATGCATCCGATGCAGATCGTGATCAGCAAGGCAGTGCCTTATATGGTGCTGGCCTTTGTCAATGTATTGATCATTTTGTTTTTATCTGTCTTTGTATTAAATGTTCCTATCCGGGGCAGTTTGTTCTTATTGTTGGCGGAGAGTGTGTTATTTATCAGCACCACTCTTGCTTTGGGATTGTTGATATCCACTTCTACTGAAAAGCAACAGGTGGCCATGTTTATTTCGTTGGTAGGATTGATGTTGCCGGCTTTGATATTCAGCGGATTTATGTTCCCTATAGAAAACATGCCTTTGCCACTTCGAGTCATCTCTCATGTGGTACCTACGAGATGGTATTATAGCATAGTGCGGGCGATCATGATTAAAGGTTTGGGCATAGCCAGTATTTGGAAAGAGACATTGATTTTAGGAGGTATGACGATAGTTTTGATCGCTATTGCAGTTAAAAAGTTTAAAGTGCATCTACAATGAAAAAATTATTAGTCATCGTGCGAAAAGAATTTGCACAAATCTTTCGTCAGCCTGCCATTTTGCGTATGATGATCATGATGCCGATAGTTCAATTGATTTTGATACCACTGGCAGCAGACTATGAGGTGCGCAACATCAATCTTCAGGTCATTGATTTCGATCATTCTACCTATTCCCAGGAGATGATCCAAAAACTGGCGGCTTCTCCGTATTTTAGATTGGTCAGCGTACCTGACCATCCTGACAAAGCGCTGCATAATATCGAAGAGAATATAGCCGATCTGACTATCACTGTGCCACATAATTTTGAAAAAGATCTGATTCGTGAAAACAAAGCATCGGTTTCTATTGAAGCAGATGCCGTCAACGGCACCAAAGCTTCTCTGGGTGTCACCTACGCATCCCAGATCATTGGAGATTATAATCAACAGATCAGGGAAAGGCTGGTTCAGATGCCCAGATTTAATGAAATGACCCTTATTGAGGTGAATACTTCCTTTTGGTATAATCCATTGATCAAATACCCTTTGTTTATGGTACCGGGTATCTTAGCCTTATTGGTTACGATGGTTGGTGGTCTGATGTCTGCACTTAATATCGTATCGGAGAAAGAAATCGGCACGATAGAACAATTAAATGTAAGCCCGATGAAAAGGTATCAATTTTTGCTTGGCAAATTAATTCCATTTTGGGTGCTTGGCCTCGTGTCGATCACTTTGGGTTTGTTGGTAGCTTATTTTATTTATGGGATCGTACCAAGAGGTTCTTATTTTTCGATTTATTTTTTCTCGGGAGTGTATTTGATAGGCGCATTGGGAGTAGGGCTATTGTTGAGCACGCTGGTAGACACCCAGATGCAGGCGACTTTGTTTTCTTTTTTTATAGTCATGTTTTTTGTGCTGATGGGAGGTCTGTATACGCCGATCGAATCCATGCCAGATTGGGCACAAACTTTGTCGTCTTTTAATCCTGTGCGATATTTTATCCGTGTTATGAGAGCTATTGTAATCAAGGGAAGTGGTATTGGAGATTTGATCCCTGAACTGAAGGCGATGATCGTATTTGGGATTGTGTTGAATACCCTGGCGGTGTTGAATTATAGAAAGAGAAGCACCTGATCGTTTTTTTGTATCCAGCTTTAGGAAGAATTAATTAATGGAAGATCAGGATGCTTTTTGTTTCCTGCCAATTTTCTGTCCTACATATTAGCGTAAACGCTCCTTCACGTACATTTTGACAATCCAGAGTAATATTATTTTCTCCTGTAATTTGGGCGAGACCGGTATAGACCATTTGTCCAAGCTCATTGATGAGGTAAACTTTTATTTTTCCGGAGGGAAGTTTTCCAAACCGGATATTTAACCAGGAGCTCACCGGATTGGGATAGACAGTGATGGTGGTTGGAGCCTTAGGGGGAAGCACTCTGGCATTTATATGATTTACAGATAAAGTGTAATCTTCTACTTCACCAAAACTAAAGGTCTCGCAAGCATTGCTTTTTTTACTGTCACGCATTTGGATGCGGAGTCGGTAGCTGCCTGGTGTTACCCAAGCAGGGATATTTATGTTTTCGTGGATGGAGAGTGCGCTGGTTTTCTGCAAAA
The window above is part of the Saprospiraceae bacterium genome. Proteins encoded here:
- a CDS encoding carbohydrate binding family 9 domain-containing protein; the encoded protein is MNRISGIVLAIIIALPSMAQKKNASYRYPMNQINVPVKVDGSPDDDIWRSIQIATDFFMVLPMDTSKAKGRTDVRMCYDQKNIYLLVEAYHMIDKNYKVESLKRDFAFGKNDNFLLFMDPYDDRTNGFSFGANAAGALWDGTMYDGGKVDLSWENKWRGVTKNYDDKWVFEASIPFKSIRYKKGITEWGINFSRLDIRTTEKSSWTPIPRIFPTASLAYTGTLVWDEAPPQVGTNISIIPYALTGVSKNFAAGTKATTRKEIGGDAKVALGSALNLDLTVNPDFSQVEVDQQVSNLDRFELFFPERRQFFLENGDLFAGIGNSTLRPFFSRRIGLGIPIDFGARLSGKLDKNWRIGLLDMQTRKDAVQPGYNFGMLALQRKVFSRSNIAIFGINKQAVAYDQLSSELKKSNNEYNRNLGFEYNLASANNRWTGKFMYARSFDAKKSSNAWSHVGNLAYATRNYSINWQQEYVSKNYTAEVGYVPRKEYYKISPTVSYLFYPGAGKILTHGPSLGVFSYFTPKLKTTDRTVFFMYKFNFRNSATADVWVGDDWVQLLQPFDPTNTNKDTLARGSIHKWRSTGGDYGSPPQRLFTYAFSYRVGGYYRDGHRTNVTTEIGYRFQPYVKLGLSSSYNRINIEAPWNKTVFWLVGPRVDITFTNSLYFTSFVQYNEQVNNLNINTRLQWRFKPASDIYLVYTDNYIPSPWNVKNRAFVFKMNYWWNL
- a CDS encoding TIM barrel protein → MKRRNFLKSTALATPLVGLTSIKGLADRSHDAAAFKMKYAPHFGMFKNSAGGDLVDQLKFMADNGFMALEDNGMLGRPVEEQNKIGNTLAKLSMTMGVFVVEGGDNWKVSLTTGKKEFLDTFVKTCEKSVELAKRVNATWMTVVPGYFERTLPVEIQTANVIEAMKRGASILEPHGLVMVMEPLSDNPDLFLRTAAQSFMICKSVASPACKTLYDIYHMQRNTGHLIPTIEKCWDEIAYFQIGDNPGRKEPTTGEINYKNIFKFIHEKGYTGIMGMEHGNSIAGKEGEQALIKAYRESDGF
- a CDS encoding YdeI/OmpD-associated family protein, producing the protein MNPQVDQYLQHAKHWQKEMELLRLILLDCPVTEHLKWSKPCYCWEDKNIVVIQGFKAYCAVLFFKGYLLKDPQGLLVKTGENTIVGRQLRFVNVKEVIKLAPALKAFALQAIDIEKSGPAKPVQKKTTLKFPIEFQNILTEKPALKTAFGKLTPGRQRAYLIHFSQPVQAKTRESRIEKCIDRIMKGKGLIE
- a CDS encoding helix-turn-helix transcriptional regulator → MNSKKQILFPKNQQILEQMGEHIKLARKRRKLTTIQVAERANIDRTTLYHIEKGNGKVSLGAYFNTLRVLGLHEDFLKIASDDAFGRKLQDLELLNKK
- a CDS encoding TetR/AcrR family transcriptional regulator, translated to MTVSEQNKEQSILESARSLFLSKGLAGTSMHDIAAQAGTTKSMVNYYFRSKERLFARIFREEFAHLFASIGAIIQQDLPLKEKIRQIVKVDLEKLMSMTELPMFIMSELYRNPEIILKDLDHVPIKKITSRLEEDINAEVKAGLIRYMDAKELMINIQSLTIYPILAKPLLIHRMGHTEKSFNQLMEKRKNDIVEFIWNSIKV
- a CDS encoding TolC family protein translates to MHNVKHRILIALLVCASYLPGQNTLSLSGLYDAAAAAHPYQRLKTAAQNNADLRQQINKSIGLPQANLTGQASWQSDVTKIDVPLPGFEIPGQPKDQYRAVLELSQSLLDGGALKSGAQQITQANQVEQANADVLLYNIKESICRSYFGAQIAELTMEQMQILIKDLEDKVERLQSQIAGGIASGYQQEVLQVKIAEARQGIREAQKNKQSAINTLQILSGTSIGPDARFNDNIRGMTNGAAQRPELRLFEAQKNLQIAQYDQSLTRYRPRVNAFAQLGYGRPSLNVLSDKFKGYSIFGLRAQWNLSDLYLHHRDKEKSLLTNNLSNIQAMSDAFDLQQKTKIAAQNAEIESYIDLVREDEKVITLYEKILISSNAQFENGISTINDYSNDANNLAQAKIRRDVHQSMLMQSKELLSLLQGK
- a CDS encoding HlyD family efflux transporter periplasmic adaptor subunit; this translates as MKIINLHSMACYAGVSILLITACSKKGDSYKASGIFEAKEIIVSSLAGGRVNQLNIEEGYTLTAGQLVGKIDCSQQELSVKQATESLNILQYKTADAGPNIKVLQQQVIVQQNQVNVLQEQMATTLREEARLKKLVEARAIPSKQLDDIQSNKAILQKQIESATAQIGVYKQQMEAALKNTATQNRAILAEKSPMTAREAQLKDLEEKCNIINPINGTVLTQYTYAYEMANPGKALYKIANLDTLYLKAYITGTQLGEIKLGQTVEVITNQGEDTKSTYPGMIIWISDKAEFTPKSIMTVDERANLVYPVKIKTANDGKIKIGMFAEINW
- a CDS encoding ABC transporter ATP-binding protein, giving the protein MNAIEVKDLTKTFGAFTAVDHITFDVKKGEIFGFLGANGAGKTTAMRMLCGLLLPSSGSGTVAGYDIATQSEDIKKNIGYMSQKFSLYNDLTVRENIRFYGGLYDIPSKELKLKSEALLERLGLTAYANKLLSSLPLGWKQKLAFSVAIQHKPSIVFLDEPTGGVDPITRRQFWDMIYEASNDGLTVFATTHYMDEAEYCHRVSIMVDGQIAALDTPTALKEKYESKNMDEVFRKLARKAVRGE